From the genome of Endomicrobiales bacterium, one region includes:
- the rplC gene encoding 50S ribosomal protein L3: protein MLKALIGFKVGMTQIFDTTGNLIPVTVVSAGPCVVTEIKTKERDGYTAVQLGFGELKEKSANRPMKGFFAKKNLPLKKILKEYRLKDISGFTIGQEIKADVFAPGDTVDVSAVSRGHGFSGVVKRYNFRGGPSTHGQSDRLRAPGSSGSQGPQRVLKGSRRPGHFGCDETTVQRLKIVSVDPEKNLVLIKGCLPGPKNQTVFINKTVKKVKAVVVAKATGKAKKVVKKITAPQKA, encoded by the coding sequence ATGTTAAAAGCATTAATTGGTTTTAAAGTTGGAATGACACAAATCTTTGATACTACAGGAAACTTGATACCGGTTACGGTTGTCTCGGCTGGTCCTTGTGTTGTAACCGAAATTAAAACAAAAGAGCGCGACGGTTACACAGCAGTGCAGTTGGGTTTTGGTGAGTTAAAAGAAAAATCAGCCAACAGACCCATGAAAGGTTTTTTCGCAAAGAAAAATCTTCCACTTAAAAAAATCTTAAAAGAGTACCGTCTTAAAGATATTTCCGGCTTTACCATTGGCCAAGAGATAAAAGCAGATGTCTTTGCCCCTGGTGATACGGTTGATGTTTCCGCCGTAAGCAGAGGACATGGTTTCTCTGGTGTAGTAAAAAGATACAACTTCCGTGGCGGGCCATCAACACACGGACAGTCAGACCGTTTGCGTGCCCCAGGCAGCAGTGGTTCTCAAGGCCCTCAAAGAGTTCTTAAGGGTTCACGCAGGCCAGGTCATTTTGGTTGCGACGAAACAACCGTACAGCGTTTAAAAATTGTTTCTGTAGATCCAGAAAAAAACCTGGTTTTAATTAAAGGTTGTCTTCCTGGCCCAAAAAATCAAACAGTTTTTATCAATAAGACAGTTAAAAAAGTCAAAGCTGTGGTAGTTGCGAAAGCCACTGGAAAAGCAAAGAAAGTTGTAAAAAAAATAACAGCGC